One Perognathus longimembris pacificus isolate PPM17 chromosome 13, ASM2315922v1, whole genome shotgun sequence genomic window, ttatttgaccaaggaaaggaaaagggaatcacagaaacagcaggtcaaaggacaaaTTAATGCAACAATGGTACTCAACAATAGattggatatcaaccttacaacttggtggtggggaggggggagagataaggaggggcaagtgggagaaaatgaaggatgtggtaacattgtctaaaaccaagtgtaatcattaccttacctatgtaattgtaaccccctgtacaccatcttttaaataaaaacaaaattttaataaataaaaaaagaaacaaatataaaagccAGGATGATATCTGGAAAACAAACCTTGCCTGCTTGATGTTTTTTTCAGATACTAATCTGTGCATGAATATACTATTagttaatgaattaaaaaataattttggaagCTGTGTGCTGATgtcgcctgtaattctagttactcaggaggctgaaatctgaggatcatggtttgaagccaacctgggcaagaaagtcagtatgatgcttatctgcaataaactactctgaaaaagctggaatggtgctacagtagttcaagtggtagagttctcatCTAGtgcaaaaggagcttagagacagcacataggcccagagttcaaggcctaagacctatacacacatatgtaagcTTCCAATGAACATTTAGAATTAGTTATTCTGTGCTTTGCTTATTagttcattccattttttttctgtattgccTCCTCatcagtttattttgttttattccttttgtgtgtacgtgtgtgtgtgtgtgtgtgtgtgtgtgtgcatgtgtgtatctatcagaaagaatgacattgcccccatttgtaaggaaatagaaagacttggaaaaaatcatattattgaagtgagccagacccaaagaaacatagactctgtagtttccctcattggtaacaattagtacatatctaggctAGTCCTATtacaagatcacaatagctcaatagctatgtacatatgaacacataagatgatgctaagtgaaataaactccaagttatggaaataagtggcttatcattgtcattgttattttcaatgatccatgtgaaatcatgcctttttctttggtctttcttctccatggttgtacccttgatgtcactgtaactgattttggtatcctgggtgttgtacatacatttatcggaactaggaaagggaaggggaacatcaaaatggagagacaaagggtaaaaagtgaaccaattcaacagtaatACTGTACATAACATtgacaacaaattaattaattaattaaaatattttattgtacatgtgctgtacagagcagttacagttacataagtcaggtattgcgtacatttctttcttaaaattttttattttattgtcaaagtgaaatacagaggggttacagtttcatccataataCAGTGACTtcatttcctatccaacttgttacctcctccctcattttcctcccccctcccctccccatttccctcttcccccaggagtacagttggtttacaccataaagttttgtaagtattgctgttgcattggcttatctttttatcctttgtctctcaattttggttttccctttcctaattctaatacacatatatacagtatccagggcattaaaatcagttacagtgctatcaagataaaaccacatgaagggaatatggaaaaaaaaaggaacaaaacaaaaagaagggcacggtttcacatggcatgttgaaagtaaccacagcagtgatataccacttgtttgtATAACTTgaacttcattttgcttaggatcatcttatgtgttcataaaggcatagctcttgagctattgtgatcttctgctaggactatcccagaGGCAtattaattattctctatgaggggaaccatagagtccatgtttctttgggtctggctcacttcactaagtataatttttttccaagtctttccatttccttaggaatggggtggtgtcattctttctgatagaggcataaaattccattgtgtatatgtatcacatcttcttgatccactcatctactgaggggcgtctgggttggttccatattttagagtacatttctttttgaccagtGTCACCATCTCCCTCATTTTTGCCCCTCCTGGACCCTCTTACTCCCTCCaaagttgtataattcacttccaacatagtTCCTAATGAGTAGTACTGATGAGTtagttgtctctgtgtgtgtgtgtgtgcgtgtgtgtgtgttagagaaagATAGACAAAGGACAAACAGATAAAGATGTTTTCTCATATTATGTTGTTATTTGACCATTTAATTTGCTCAGAATTAGGAACCAGTTATTTTCCCAAATTTACtacaatgtttttgtttataaacattttattggTTCTTAGACCTAGGATttgaccaaaataaatataataataaagagTTTTTCAGAATAACTATAGCATACGCATATGTGAAATACTTTGGTGAAACTCTTTTGaaaattttgtatatatgtatatataatggaaaAAACTATTTGTTGCATATTCTATTTCAATGTTGAAAAATTATACCTTCAATCCTTAACAGTACTGGCATCAATAGTCTAGGTTAGATTCCTTTATAACCAACTTGTGTGTTACATCATAGATTTCCCATGTGTTACATTTGAACTTTATTAACAACAGCAAAATGTCTCCTGTCTTAATTACTTAGTATCAATTTTAATGAAAATCTAAGCAAGTCCCTGACGTGATCACATACACTATTGACACAAAGTTGAGCAGTGCACAATTCTTATGTTCAAGATGCCTGCAAAGAGGAATTCAatgaagtatatattttttatatttccatCCAATTAGACCTGTAGACTTCCAAAATTTTGTAAATCTGAAATTATGAAAATCATCTATGACTCCATAGTAACAGGTCCTAAATAAGTCTATACTTCTATTCATTATGATTCCCTAACTATGTGATTTGTGAATATGCCTATTGTGTCAATCTGTTTTTCTGCGTTCTTTTGCATACAAATAACTCAGTTTCTCTTTGCGTTTCAGTATATAAGACTTAAAATTTTACCGCATGCAACTTTCTGCTTAGAAACAAACCAAACGGTTCTGTAGGAGTTATTACCAATCAAGAATCTTTTTTTGTGAAAAACAATTTGAATACTTGGTTACGGATTTGTTTAGTCTTTACCCCATAGACAATTGGGTTGAGGAAGGGTGGGACTGACAGATAAAGACAGGACAGGAGGATGTGGACATACGGTGGTATATGAGAGCCAAACCTGTGtgtgaagaaggagaagaaggccaGGAGGTAGAACTGCAGGAAGACGCAGATGTGAGCAATGCACGTATTGAAGgccttgagtcgggcctccttcTGGGGCAACTGGAAGACCGTGATGAAGATTTGGACATAGGACAAGGTAATAAAGATGATGTCAAAGCCCAAGATGGTGAAGGCAACAAACAGACCGTAGATCTTGTTGACTCTCACATCTTCGGCTGCCAGTTTCACAATGGCCATGTGTTCACAGTAAGAATGGGAGATCACTGTTGTTCGGTAGTGTTTAAAGCGACATTTGATGAGCAGTGGGACTGGTATTATAAGAATGGCAGCCCTGAGTGTCACCCCAACTCCCAGATTAGTCAAGAGCTGCTGGGAGAAGATAGTAGCGTGTCTCAGTGGAttacagatggccacatagcggtccaGGGCCATGGCCAGCAGGATGCCTGACTCTGTTGcttggaatgaatgaataagcCACATTTGCAACAGGCAGGCATCATAAAAAATGCCTGGTGAATGAAACCAGAAGATGCCTAGCATCTTGGGAAGAATGCAGGTGCTTAGTCCAATGTCTGTGGCTGCCAACATGGCCAAAAAAATGTACATGGGAATATGGAGGCTCTTTTCAGTTTTGATGATAAATAAAAGGAGGGAATTCCCAATCACAGCAATGACATACATGACACAGAATGGAATCCCAATCCAGCACTGCACAGGCTCCAGGCCGGGAATTCCAACGAGCATCAGCACAGGAGGCATGGAGACTGAGCCATTCACTGTCAGCATGGTAAGCTGGGCAGGAGAAGGAAGAGCTGATACTGTTGTGTCCACTTCTATGCCAGGTTAAAACTTGATGGGTTAAAAACAAGACAACGCAGGTTATATCAGCAAAATATATCTTAGCTAGATTTGTAGTTTATCATATCCATTCATCCTCACCACTCCTTTCTGACCATCAGATTCTATGTTTCTCCTTTGCTGTAACCATTTTCAGTGAGCAAAACTAAATTCACTAGATGGTGTTCTTCTGCTCTGTGACTATTGGAGCCTCTGTCTTCTGCAGCTACTCATTAGATATGTTTTTGTGACTTATTAATTAGGATAAAATTGCCATAAAAACATTTCAAAGCCTACAGAACACTTACACTAGCCCTAGGAAAAATTCACAGTGGAGGCAGATCATTCAGTTTTCTCAAAGTGAGAGGAATGCTTGCCACAGATAGCTTCTGATTCTACAGCTCATAGGCTGTTTTTCTCCACTTCAAATCCTTCTCTCATAGACTATCTCATTAAACATTCAAATGTAACTGTTAAAGGATCAggggtttttttccttccaaattcAACCATATATTTTACCTCCCACTTTTCCACACAGAAAACCAATCAATTACTTTTTAACTCAGAGTCCTTTTCCTAAGCAGTTTCTTTCTGagcttgtcctcctcctccatttcctacCATGGAAATTTGCCTATATTTAATGTGAATTTCCATCCTATATGAGCACAGACCTACCAGGCACTCTCTGTTGACATGTACACAACACTCAGAGTCAAATCCTCTTCATGTTTCAGGCAATGAAggatgactgttatatcattgtgtGCCCCTGTGGGATTTGGATCCTGTAGTCCTTTGTGAGTCTCAACCTTTTCCTATGGgagaaggccttttttttttttttttttaagtcagggtATCAGAACATGGACTGAAGGTGTGGGTCAGGAGGAAAGACTTTTCCTAGCATTT contains:
- the LOC125362019 gene encoding olfactory receptor 52A5-like — protein: MLTVNGSVSMPPVLMLVGIPGLEPVQCWIGIPFCVMYVIAVIGNSLLLFIIKTEKSLHIPMYIFLAMLAATDIGLSTCILPKMLGIFWFHSPGIFYDACLLQMWLIHSFQATESGILLAMALDRYVAICNPLRHATIFSQQLLTNLGVGVTLRAAILIIPVPLLIKCRFKHYRTTVISHSYCEHMAIVKLAAEDVRVNKIYGLFVAFTILGFDIIFITLSYVQIFITVFQLPQKEARLKAFNTCIAHICVFLQFYLLAFFSFFTHRFGSHIPPYVHILLSCLYLSVPPFLNPIVYGVKTKQIRNQVFKLFFTKKDS